Proteins encoded by one window of Antechinus flavipes isolate AdamAnt ecotype Samford, QLD, Australia chromosome 4, AdamAnt_v2, whole genome shotgun sequence:
- the LOC127559311 gene encoding basic salivary proline-rich protein 2-like has product MAAHGSDGRCPPPPTGRTPSPPGHDTGKVLAHVGPCLLPAGSRSPSLSSYRLPEQVQTSAGRESAWAERPLTTCGSLLEREGTEPPGTKVHGPHKLRLSQSHQSLPAPVLEQKPLWSRGEAGKHVEVGFDPARLSGGAPPPPGGTAGLSAPPAPALSALCPPGRQSASEGRPPGFPGGVPARSCPSAARSPRSAQDAGLRNNGLPRADRGPSRQRGALCQGLRSITAMAGCPLAPPPGSAAARPGEPPPPQRWARSGPEAASPQGPPRVSPHGGRTSSGSPSAVRQRHLLGAPHSHEPPPRLAL; this is encoded by the exons ATGGCTGCTCACGGGTCTGACGGGAGATGCCCGCCTCCTCCGACGGGGCGCACCCCCTCCCCTCCTGGCCACGACACCGGCAAGGTCCTTGCCCACGTGGGGCCCTGCCTCCTGCCAGCTGGCTCGCGCAGCCCCTCACTCAGCTCCTACCGCCTCCCAGAGCAAGTCCAGACTTCAGCAGGAAGGGAATCGGCTTGGGCCGAGAGGCCCCTGACTACCTGTGGGAGTCTCCTGGAA AGGGAGGGGACTGAACCTCCTGGTACCAAGGTCCATGGCCCCCACAAGCTACGCCTGAGCCAGAGCCACCAGTCCTTGCCTGCCCCGGTCCTGGAACAGAAGCCTCTCTGGTCCCGTGGGGAAGCCGGGAAG CACGTGGAAGTGGGCTTTGACCCGGCCCGTCTCAGCGGCGGGGCCCCTCCCCCCCCGGGGGGCACAGCAGGGCTCTCGGCCCCGCCGGCTCCGGCCCTAAGCGCCCTGTGTCCTCCGGGAAGGCAGTCCGCCTCGGAGGGCCGCCCGCCGGGATTCCCTGGAGGGGTCCCCGCCCGCTCCTGCCCCTCAGCCGCCAGGAGCCCCCGGAGCGCGCAGGACGCCGGCCTGAGGAATAACGGACTCCCCAGAGCAGACCGCGGGCCATCGAGGCAGAGAGGGGCCCTTTGCCAAGGACTCCGCTCTATTACAGCAATGGCGGGCTGCCCCTTGGCCCCCCCCCCCGGCTCCGCGGCTGCCCGCCCAggagagcccccccccccccagcgcTGGGCCAGAAGCGGGCCCGAGGCTGCCTCCCCACAGGGGCCTCCCCGCGTTTCCCCGCACGGAGGCCGGACCTCCTCGGGCTCCCCCAGCGCTGTCCGACAGCGCCATCTGCTGGGCGCTCCCCACAGCCACGAGCCGCCTCCGAGGTTGGCTCTCTGA
- the LOC127559310 gene encoding uncharacterized protein LOC127559310 → MQHMQYGGEYVQVRVCICSRPAEEHVGGSSTCTRGPRAREEVGSGAPSAALPSAALPSAALPSGALPSAALPSAALPSGALPSAALPSAALPSAALPSAPFPPGPCPPGPCPPRPCPPRPSLRALPSAALPSAALPSAALPSAALPSAALPSGALPSAALPSAALPSAALPSAALPSGALPSGSLPSAALPSGALPSAALPSGSLPSAPFPQGKLPLKADSRDVGRGHGQDTRLLQVPRGVFARPGSREGARAAGVMPWNMFVDKTSTATWESREEGWRRAGEGGKVTLQGLDASPGCRREESVSAEQTAEGASPARQERLPLARPSHGSDTGSLRKLTA, encoded by the exons ATGCAGCACATGCAGTATGGGGGGGAGTACGTGCAAGTGCGCGTGTGCATATGCAGCCGCCCTGCTGAGGAGCACGTGGGGGGCAGCAGTACATGCACACGGGGACCCCGGGCCCGCGAGGAGGTCGGCTCTGGGGCGCCCTCCGCGGCCCTGCCCTCCGCGGCCCTGCCCTCCGCGGCCCTGCCCTCCGGGGCCCTGCCCTCCGCGGCCCTTCCCTCCGCGGCCCTGCCCTCCGGGGCCCTGCCCTCCGCGGCCCTTCCCTCCGCGGCCCTGCCCTCCGCGGCCCTGCCCTCCGCACCCTTCCCTCCGGGGCCCTGCCCTCCGGGGCCCTGCCCTCCGCGGCCCTGCCCTCCGCGCCCTTCCCTCCGCGCCCTTCCCTCCGCGGCCCTGCCCTCCGCGGCCCTGCCCTCCGCGGCCCTGCCCTCCGCGGCCCTGCCCTCCGCGGCCCTGCCCTCCGGGGCCCTTCCCTCCGCGGCCCTGCCCTCCGCGGCCCTGCCCTCCGCGGCCCTGCCCTCCGCGGCCCTGCCCTCCGGGGCCCTTCCCTCAGGGTCCCTGCCCTCCGCGGCCCTGCCCTCCGGGGCCCTGCCCTCCGCGGCCCTTCCCTCAGGGTCCCTGCCCTCCGCGCCCTTCCCTCAGG GGAAGCTCCCTCTGAAGGCTGACAGCAGGGACGTGGGTCGGGGCCACGGCCAGGACACACGCCTGCTGCAGGTGCCCAGAGGCGTGTTTGCTCGCCCGGGCAGCCGGGAAGGGGCCCGGGCAGCAGGTGTCATG CCCTGGAACATGTTTGTGGACAAGACCTCAACAGCCACATGGGAAAGCAGAGAGGAAGGATGGAGGAGAgcaggagaagggggaaaggtcACGCTGCAGGGGCTGGACGCGAGTCCAGGATGCAGGAGAGAAGAGTCTGTAAGTGCAGAGCAGACGGCCGAAGGGGCGAGCCCTGCCCGCCAGGAGCGCCTTCCTCTGGCCAGGCCCTCCCACGGCTCCGACACAGGAAGCCTCCGAAAGCTCACTGCTTAG